One genomic window of Halolamina sediminis includes the following:
- a CDS encoding NosD domain-containing protein: MVGRTLPLTAFVAVFVVAVVVLSATLVVPVGAADDVEPVPFEDTFTLGLTDETVRQTEARGFSIPRVEVYYSAYEYVVGFNSVGAYVAEQERTGHDRRFGQPVAAFVSDYAGANASLTDDGYLTAEGEVDFAPAQETVVVVDSRARLPSGPVAVPFSDRDAAAAFVDAYGGEIVPWKAVPERVTARDPASESALRDAVENRSAWANDAVAAATDRERPTSIVVGEDADSLEAAVAAAPPNTTVELPPGTYRTDGLLVNKSLTIAGAGNATTIRGDGNGTVLTIAAPRTTLRALRIDGVGDVGSRRSTLNETEIEGLNWSKNVELAYGRGDAAIRLVDAERSLVEGVSIETPASGIVTLDSRGAVVRESTVSIAGGTQEGFMGLVAMYEPIVVERSRFTGGRDGVYTHRADGIVVRDSAFADSRFGIHEMYTSDSLLRNNTARDTNAGIFMMTRPSGNLLVGNDVRDSRVGISTAGSRSYFASNVVADNGRGFNVYSSQSLYVHNTVVGNDVGLRAGDALATNLLTANDVVGNERAATASLGPLRVWTVGDRGNYWGPIPGTDTDADGHYERGFRPTGSVDARVQSTPGAWTLARSPAVDLVRTVQETVPGLRATGVVDVAPRTTPVRPERLAALRESRNATEVAG; encoded by the coding sequence ACGTTCACGCTTGGCCTCACCGACGAGACGGTGCGCCAGACCGAAGCCCGGGGGTTCTCCATCCCCCGGGTCGAAGTGTACTACTCGGCGTACGAGTACGTGGTCGGCTTCAACAGCGTCGGCGCCTACGTCGCCGAACAGGAGCGAACCGGCCACGACCGGCGCTTCGGCCAGCCCGTCGCGGCGTTCGTCTCGGACTACGCGGGCGCCAACGCCTCGCTCACCGATGACGGCTATCTGACTGCCGAGGGCGAGGTCGACTTCGCTCCCGCGCAGGAAACCGTCGTCGTCGTCGACAGCCGCGCTCGCCTGCCCAGCGGTCCCGTCGCCGTGCCGTTCTCCGATCGCGACGCCGCGGCGGCGTTCGTCGACGCGTACGGCGGGGAGATCGTGCCGTGGAAGGCGGTCCCCGAGCGTGTCACTGCCCGCGACCCGGCGTCCGAATCGGCGCTCCGTGACGCGGTCGAGAACCGCTCGGCGTGGGCGAACGACGCCGTCGCCGCGGCGACCGACCGCGAGCGGCCGACGTCGATCGTCGTCGGCGAGGACGCCGACAGCCTCGAAGCGGCCGTCGCGGCCGCCCCGCCGAACACGACCGTCGAACTCCCGCCGGGCACCTACCGCACGGACGGCCTGCTCGTGAACAAGTCGCTGACGATCGCCGGCGCCGGGAACGCGACGACGATCCGTGGCGACGGCAACGGTACCGTGCTCACGATCGCGGCGCCCCGGACCACCCTCCGGGCGCTCCGAATCGACGGCGTCGGCGACGTGGGGAGCCGCCGGAGCACGCTCAACGAAACAGAGATCGAGGGGCTCAACTGGTCGAAGAACGTCGAACTCGCCTACGGCCGGGGCGACGCCGCGATCCGACTGGTCGACGCCGAGCGCTCGCTCGTCGAGGGCGTCTCGATCGAGACGCCGGCCTCGGGCATCGTCACGCTCGACAGTCGGGGCGCCGTGGTCCGCGAGTCGACGGTCTCGATCGCCGGCGGCACCCAGGAGGGGTTCATGGGGCTGGTCGCGATGTACGAGCCGATCGTCGTCGAACGGAGCCGTTTCACCGGCGGCCGCGACGGCGTCTACACCCACCGTGCCGACGGGATCGTCGTCCGGGACAGCGCCTTCGCCGACAGCCGCTTCGGGATCCACGAGATGTACACCTCCGACTCGCTGCTGCGGAACAACACCGCCCGCGACACGAACGCGGGCATCTTCATGATGACCCGCCCCTCCGGCAACCTCCTCGTCGGCAACGACGTGCGTGACTCCCGGGTCGGCATCTCCACCGCGGGCTCGCGGTCGTACTTCGCGTCGAACGTCGTCGCCGACAACGGACGGGGGTTCAACGTCTACAGCTCGCAGTCGCTGTACGTCCACAACACGGTCGTCGGGAACGACGTTGGGCTCCGGGCCGGCGACGCGCTCGCGACCAACCTCCTCACCGCCAACGACGTCGTCGGGAACGAACGGGCAGCGACGGCCAGCCTCGGCCCGCTACGGGTGTGGACCGTCGGCGATCGCGGTAACTACTGGGGGCCGATCCCGGGCACCGACACCGACGCCGACGGCCACTACGAACGCGGGTTCCGGCCGACCGGCTCGGTCGACGCGCGCGTCCAGTCGACGCCCGGCGCGTGGACGCTCGCGCGCTCGCCGGCGGTCGACCTCGTCCGGACGGTCCAAGAGACCGTCCCGGGGTTGCGCGCGACCGGCGTCGTCGACGTGGCGCCGCGGACGACCCCCGTCCGCCCCGAGCGGCTCGCGGCGCTGCGCGAGTCGCGGAACGCGACGGAGGTGGCCGGATGA
- a CDS encoding ABC transporter ATP-binding protein codes for MSEPVLGFENAAFSFGDVTILDDASVALESGTFVALVGPNGSGKTTALELFAGLRPLDAGTVTRPATDGRTVAYLPQSPRFRPGFTVREVVQFYGSLVAEAVDADAILARVGLSAAADRRVDELSGGMARLLGLAQALIGDPPVVVLDEPTSGLDPDIADHIFETAATMAAGDRLVLTTSHDLEAVSRYADRVLLIANGEFVLDGSPAALLEQAGEARLRDVFSAAVAGTGRDAVDVDVSADGGGE; via the coding sequence ATGAGCGAGCCGGTGTTGGGGTTCGAGAACGCCGCCTTCTCCTTCGGCGACGTGACGATCCTCGACGACGCGAGCGTCGCGCTCGAATCGGGGACGTTCGTCGCGCTGGTCGGGCCGAACGGCTCCGGGAAGACGACGGCCCTCGAACTGTTCGCCGGCCTGCGACCGCTCGACGCCGGGACGGTCACCCGCCCGGCGACGGACGGCCGGACCGTCGCCTACCTGCCGCAGTCGCCCCGGTTCCGGCCGGGGTTCACTGTCCGCGAAGTCGTCCAGTTCTACGGCTCGCTGGTCGCGGAGGCGGTCGACGCCGACGCGATCCTCGCCCGGGTGGGGCTGAGTGCTGCCGCCGACCGGCGCGTCGACGAGCTCTCCGGCGGGATGGCACGGCTGCTGGGGCTCGCACAGGCGCTGATCGGCGACCCGCCGGTCGTCGTCCTCGACGAGCCGACTAGCGGGCTCGACCCGGACATCGCCGACCACATCTTCGAGACCGCGGCGACGATGGCCGCCGGGGACCGCCTCGTGCTGACGACCAGCCACGACCTCGAAGCCGTCTCGCGGTACGCCGACCGGGTACTCCTGATCGCCAACGGCGAGTTCGTTCTCGACGGGTCGCCCGCCGCGCTGCTCGAACAGGCCGGCGAAGCGCGACTCCGTGACGTGTTCTCGGCTGCGGTCGCGGGGACCGGTCGGGACGCGGTCGACGTCGACGTGTCGGCCGACGGGGGTGGGGAGTGA
- a CDS encoding ABC transporter permease subunit, protein MRVRPVVAVANREVRTLLRNRALSAVVGVFAVVVIGLGGASMGSPGGYVSLTYDLLLPVELLVPVLAFAVAFQSIRGDDERGTLSILRTYSVSRPEYVLGVFVGRALPAFVAVVAALAAAGVVASLGAPETSSFLATHSAGDTPLVYARFVLLAGWYTLATVAFVLAGSALARTDREALAAGIGAVVVVAFVADLALVALLTTGFVGDLIGVLVGLAPASAFRGLVLELVIRPAIATDPGVATAHPVVSAFGLAGWTVIALAAAAAAVWRPVER, encoded by the coding sequence ATGCGCGTTCGCCCCGTCGTCGCCGTGGCGAACCGGGAGGTCCGGACACTGCTGCGGAACCGGGCGCTGTCGGCGGTCGTGGGAGTGTTCGCCGTCGTCGTGATCGGCCTCGGCGGCGCCTCGATGGGCTCGCCCGGTGGCTACGTCTCGCTGACGTACGATCTGCTGTTGCCGGTCGAACTCCTCGTGCCGGTGCTCGCGTTCGCCGTCGCCTTCCAGTCGATCCGTGGGGACGACGAGCGGGGGACGCTCTCGATCCTCCGGACGTACTCGGTCTCGCGCCCCGAGTACGTCCTCGGAGTGTTCGTCGGTCGTGCGCTCCCGGCGTTCGTCGCCGTCGTCGCGGCGCTCGCGGCCGCCGGCGTCGTCGCGAGCCTCGGGGCCCCGGAAACCTCGTCGTTCCTGGCGACGCACTCGGCCGGCGACACGCCGCTGGTCTACGCCCGGTTCGTACTCCTCGCCGGCTGGTACACCCTCGCGACGGTCGCGTTCGTGCTCGCGGGCTCCGCGCTCGCCCGGACCGACCGCGAGGCGCTCGCGGCGGGCATCGGGGCCGTCGTGGTCGTGGCGTTCGTGGCCGACCTCGCGCTCGTGGCGCTGCTGACGACGGGGTTCGTCGGCGACCTGATCGGCGTGCTGGTCGGGCTGGCGCCCGCCAGCGCGTTCCGCGGCCTCGTGCTCGAACTCGTGATCCGTCCCGCCATCGCGACGGATCCGGGGGTCGCGACGGCGCACCCGGTGGTCAGCGCGTTCGGACTCGCGGGCTGGACCGTGATCGCGTTGGCAGCCGCCGCCGCGGCGGTCTGGCGCCCGGTCGAACGGTAG
- a CDS encoding ATP-binding protein: MSDPAVDVVEFLLTAHTYTEEEELDEDDLPPRYRQVFWSDGSIERPLAVTQDRARTATSVDHPWDAVSDLLFTQRTEFSGEISLTQPDMALEWYLDHADEDRLAANPTLAYAAENDGDADVEVTREQAREANQPIQADRVWIDSLLDEYFDEEEDAEMLDLVHILAPEEIETTLDDLVLTEDQNDEVNKIVTAIENRDYLASIGLSEIGKILFVGPPGTGKTTISRGLAHELGLPFVEVKLSMVTSQYLGETAKNVEKTFEVAKRLSPCILFIDEFDSVAKTRKSDEHAALKRAVNTLLKSIDDISLVRDEVLTVAATNHPDQLDAAAWRRFDEVVNFPKPDRQMRSDILQIVTQDMQMAEFDPDAVAEETEGLTGSDLRMVLREAVLQALTEGRRELTQEDVMDAVQGFEERDNLKNMDMIDGEGAAIAGDGDNSHEHGHGHDHDN, encoded by the coding sequence ATGAGCGACCCCGCCGTCGACGTCGTAGAGTTCCTGTTGACCGCACACACCTACACCGAGGAGGAGGAGCTGGACGAGGACGACCTCCCGCCGCGGTACCGGCAGGTGTTCTGGTCCGACGGGTCCATCGAGCGTCCGCTGGCAGTCACACAGGACCGCGCGCGAACCGCCACCAGCGTCGATCACCCCTGGGACGCCGTCTCCGATCTCCTCTTTACCCAGCGCACGGAGTTCTCCGGGGAGATCTCGCTGACCCAGCCCGACATGGCGCTGGAGTGGTATCTCGACCACGCCGACGAGGACCGGCTCGCCGCCAACCCCACGCTGGCCTACGCCGCCGAGAACGACGGTGACGCCGACGTGGAAGTCACCCGAGAGCAGGCCCGCGAGGCGAACCAGCCCATTCAGGCAGACCGCGTCTGGATCGACTCGCTGCTCGACGAGTACTTCGACGAGGAGGAGGACGCGGAGATGCTCGACCTCGTCCACATCCTCGCGCCAGAGGAGATCGAGACCACGCTCGACGACCTCGTCCTCACCGAGGACCAGAACGACGAGGTGAACAAGATCGTCACCGCGATCGAGAACCGGGACTACCTCGCCAGCATCGGCCTGAGCGAGATCGGGAAGATCCTGTTCGTCGGCCCGCCCGGCACCGGGAAGACCACCATCTCCCGTGGGCTGGCCCACGAGCTCGGCCTCCCGTTCGTCGAGGTGAAGCTGTCGATGGTGACCAGCCAGTATCTGGGCGAGACCGCCAAGAACGTCGAGAAGACGTTCGAGGTCGCAAAGCGGCTCTCTCCCTGTATCCTCTTCATCGACGAGTTCGACTCAGTCGCGAAGACCCGGAAGTCCGACGAGCACGCCGCACTCAAGCGGGCGGTCAACACGCTGCTGAAGAGCATCGACGACATCTCGCTGGTGCGCGACGAGGTGCTCACGGTGGCCGCGACGAACCACCCCGACCAGCTCGACGCCGCCGCGTGGCGGCGCTTCGACGAGGTCGTGAACTTCCCCAAGCCCGACCGCCAGATGCGGTCGGACATCCTCCAGATCGTCACCCAAGACATGCAGATGGCGGAGTTCGACCCCGACGCCGTCGCCGAGGAGACGGAGGGACTCACGGGGTCGGACCTCCGGATGGTGCTGCGAGAGGCTGTCCTGCAGGCGCTCACCGAGGGCCGACGCGAGCTCACCCAGGAGGACGTGATGGACGCCGTCCAGGGGTTCGAGGAGCGGGACAACCTGAAGAACATGGACATGATCGACGGGGAAGGCGCCGCGATCGCGGGCGACGGCGACAACAGTCACGAGCACGGGCACGGTCACGACCACGACAACTGA
- a CDS encoding flippase activity-associated protein Agl23 — MSRPARWARRRPVAAVLALTALSLLLRLVALGDRTMHWDEARVAYWTLRYVRGAGFAYRPVIHGPFVPITVAPLFRQLGPTAFAARLPVAIVGGLAPLSALLFRRSDGGTASATVDIGLDDSETVALAALLAVTPSLVYYSRFMRSDVPLAVFALFALGFAVRALATARRQHVLAAGLFVGLAIPTKENVLLYAACAVGTAGVAVCWPAVVPLLPWYRADEPRNAATTAFRESISRARAALARHLPAVPLALLVALVPVVFFLAPRGPAGDPTLGAALAGDAGWLALIERATVGTWETFASSFWAGSRGHSYPSYAGKLLAYLLVGALPVVGGAGVAFVREFRSPSRPLVVPLVAWGVAAMLGYPLATDIPAPWISLHIALPLFVPAAVGWVAIAREHAWNVGLPDADTLPDPGTRGRYARYALAGLVVLSAVQVPLVLAASSITPPLYVNVLAQSAQPPDDLSPMEDTVADAANAAERSSAGSRTQSGDDGGVLFYGEAYYLPNERIDDDPPAEGEHWLGWWLNRLPMAWYVERAGAESSYARDPAALGDRESVPPVVFAAPHEAEGAASVLDERGYERTRYELGLYHEQAVVVFVDESRVDGEPANRSVHS, encoded by the coding sequence GTGTCCCGCCCCGCTCGCTGGGCGCGCCGTCGCCCAGTCGCGGCCGTGCTGGCGCTGACGGCGCTTTCCCTCCTCCTCCGGCTGGTCGCGCTGGGCGACCGGACGATGCACTGGGACGAGGCCCGCGTCGCCTACTGGACGCTGCGGTACGTCCGCGGCGCCGGCTTCGCCTACCGCCCCGTCATCCACGGCCCGTTCGTCCCGATCACCGTCGCGCCGCTGTTCCGGCAACTCGGCCCGACGGCGTTCGCGGCCCGGCTCCCGGTCGCGATCGTCGGCGGACTCGCACCGCTGTCGGCGCTGCTGTTCCGGCGCTCCGACGGCGGTACGGCCTCGGCCACGGTCGATATCGGCCTCGACGACAGCGAGACCGTCGCGCTCGCCGCGCTGCTGGCGGTCACGCCGAGTCTCGTCTACTACTCGCGGTTCATGCGCTCGGACGTGCCGCTGGCCGTGTTCGCACTGTTCGCGCTGGGATTTGCGGTCCGCGCGCTCGCGACCGCGCGCCGACAGCACGTCCTCGCCGCGGGACTGTTCGTCGGCCTCGCGATCCCGACGAAGGAGAACGTCCTGCTGTACGCCGCCTGCGCGGTCGGGACGGCGGGGGTCGCGGTCTGCTGGCCCGCGGTCGTTCCGCTGCTCCCGTGGTACAGGGCGGACGAACCCCGGAACGCGGCGACGACTGCGTTCCGAGAGTCGATCAGTCGCGCTCGTGCCGCACTCGCCCGCCACCTGCCCGCGGTCCCGCTCGCGTTGCTGGTCGCACTGGTCCCGGTCGTGTTCTTCCTCGCGCCGCGCGGGCCCGCAGGCGACCCTACGCTGGGCGCCGCGCTCGCGGGCGATGCCGGCTGGCTCGCGCTGATCGAGCGCGCCACCGTGGGGACGTGGGAGACGTTCGCGTCGAGCTTCTGGGCCGGCAGCCGAGGGCACTCCTACCCGAGCTACGCCGGGAAGCTGCTGGCCTACCTGCTGGTCGGCGCGCTCCCGGTCGTCGGCGGCGCGGGCGTCGCGTTCGTCCGTGAGTTCCGCTCGCCGTCGCGGCCGCTGGTCGTTCCACTGGTCGCGTGGGGTGTTGCCGCGATGCTGGGCTACCCGCTCGCGACGGACATCCCGGCGCCGTGGATCTCGCTGCACATCGCGCTTCCGCTGTTCGTCCCTGCCGCAGTGGGCTGGGTCGCGATCGCTCGGGAGCACGCGTGGAACGTCGGGCTCCCCGACGCCGACACACTCCCGGATCCGGGGACGCGCGGGCGGTACGCCCGCTACGCGCTGGCCGGGCTGGTGGTGCTCTCGGCGGTGCAGGTGCCACTGGTGCTCGCCGCCTCGTCGATCACGCCGCCGCTGTACGTGAACGTGCTCGCACAATCCGCCCAGCCGCCGGACGACCTCTCACCGATGGAGGATACCGTCGCGGACGCCGCGAACGCGGCCGAGCGAAGCTCGGCTGGCAGCCGGACGCAGTCCGGCGACGACGGCGGGGTACTGTTCTACGGCGAGGCGTACTACCTCCCCAACGAGAGGATCGACGACGACCCGCCGGCCGAGGGCGAACACTGGCTCGGCTGGTGGCTGAACCGCCTGCCGATGGCGTGGTACGTCGAGCGGGCGGGCGCGGAGTCGTCGTACGCCCGCGACCCCGCCGCGTTGGGCGACCGTGAGTCGGTCCCGCCGGTCGTGTTCGCCGCGCCCCACGAGGCCGAGGGGGCGGCGTCGGTGCTCGACGAACGCGGCTACGAGCGGACGCGCTACGAACTCGGGCTCTACCACGAGCAGGCGGTCGTCGTGTTCGTCGACGAGTCGAGAGTGGACGGCGAGCCGGCGAACAGATCTGTCCACTCCTGA
- a CDS encoding thiolase family protein, translating to MSTPVVVHARRTPQGKEDGVFAETRSEDLSVPLIEDALETTGVAPEDVEDLMWGVAQQRGEQDNNVARVISLLSPLGEGTPATTINRWCASSMQAVISAADAVAAGNRDCIIAGGVENMSRVPMDGDSYEHLHPGISEQYNVFQLQMGMTAEKVAEEYDVSREAQDEYAARSQQRAVEATESGRFDDEILPIETDDGVVEEDEGIRPGTTAEKLSGLPPAFTGDGTVTAGNSSQISDGASLVMVTSEAFAEEHGLDIVAEIGTNEVVGVDPTVMGIGPVPATKGLLERAGTDIEEYDLVELNEAFASQCVYAREELGIPEDQFNVNGGAIAIGHPLGASGARLPVTLLHEMEKRGDSRGLATLCVGFGQGAAIEFLMD from the coding sequence ATGTCGACACCTGTCGTCGTACACGCTCGACGGACCCCGCAGGGGAAGGAAGACGGCGTCTTCGCCGAGACCCGGAGCGAGGACCTCTCGGTCCCGCTGATCGAGGATGCGCTGGAAACGACCGGCGTCGCGCCCGAGGACGTCGAGGACCTGATGTGGGGCGTTGCCCAGCAGCGCGGCGAGCAGGACAACAACGTCGCCCGCGTCATCTCGCTGCTCTCGCCGCTGGGTGAGGGGACGCCGGCGACGACGATCAACCGCTGGTGTGCGTCGTCGATGCAGGCGGTCATCTCCGCGGCCGACGCGGTGGCGGCGGGCAACCGCGACTGCATCATCGCCGGCGGCGTCGAGAACATGAGCCGGGTGCCGATGGACGGCGACTCCTACGAGCACCTCCACCCGGGGATCTCCGAGCAGTACAACGTGTTCCAGCTCCAGATGGGGATGACCGCCGAGAAGGTCGCCGAGGAGTACGACGTGAGCCGCGAGGCACAGGACGAGTACGCCGCCCGCAGCCAGCAGCGCGCGGTCGAAGCCACCGAGTCCGGACGCTTCGACGACGAGATCCTCCCGATCGAGACCGATGACGGCGTCGTCGAAGAGGACGAGGGGATCCGCCCGGGCACGACCGCCGAGAAGCTGTCGGGGCTCCCGCCGGCGTTTACGGGCGACGGGACGGTGACCGCGGGCAACTCCAGCCAGATCTCCGACGGCGCCTCGCTGGTGATGGTCACCTCGGAGGCGTTCGCCGAGGAGCACGGGCTGGATATCGTCGCCGAGATCGGGACGAACGAGGTCGTCGGCGTGGATCCGACGGTGATGGGGATCGGCCCCGTCCCGGCGACGAAGGGGCTGCTGGAGCGAGCCGGGACGGATATCGAGGAGTACGACCTCGTAGAGCTGAACGAGGCGTTCGCCTCCCAGTGTGTGTACGCCCGGGAGGAGCTGGGGATCCCGGAGGACCAGTTCAACGTGAATGGTGGGGCCATTGCGATCGGCCACCCGCTGGGGGCCAGTGGAGCGCGCCTGCCCGTGACGCTACTGCACGAGATGGAGAAGCGTGGGGATAGCCGGGGGCTGGCGACGCTCTGTGTCGGCTTCGGGCAGGGAGCCGCTATCGAGTTCCTGATGGACTGA
- a CDS encoding MBL fold metallo-hydrolase, with translation MAIGDVQAVAGTENVHYVDTGMYDTPQYGSVYVIDGERTAVVDSGTGGDYEQIAGALDELGIDALDAVVLTHVHLDHAGGAGHLLEDYPDAQAYVHERGARHLIDPERLVAGTKDAVGDQWQYYAEPEPIPDERVTRLADGDAVDLGDRTLTAHEAPGHAPHQHVFHDADAGIVFTGDAAGIYVPEVDTIRETSPPPQFDLDQARRDVSTIADLEPEILAFSHFGPRAFDEEQLQGYKRTLMEWVEAVRRKRAELADEEAVIEHFVGHADEMAGAEVWGQRKAEAEMRLNTRGVLAYLREQTE, from the coding sequence ATGGCCATCGGCGACGTTCAGGCAGTCGCGGGCACCGAGAACGTCCACTACGTCGACACCGGGATGTACGACACGCCCCAGTACGGCTCCGTCTACGTCATCGACGGCGAACGAACCGCCGTCGTCGACTCCGGCACGGGCGGCGACTACGAACAGATCGCCGGCGCACTCGACGAACTCGGCATCGACGCGCTGGACGCGGTGGTGCTCACCCACGTCCACCTCGACCACGCCGGGGGCGCCGGGCATCTGCTCGAAGACTACCCCGACGCGCAGGCGTACGTCCACGAGCGCGGTGCGCGGCACCTGATCGACCCCGAGCGCCTCGTCGCCGGCACGAAGGACGCGGTCGGCGACCAGTGGCAGTACTACGCCGAACCCGAGCCGATCCCGGACGAACGAGTCACCCGCCTCGCGGACGGCGACGCGGTGGATCTCGGCGACCGAACGCTCACCGCCCACGAGGCGCCGGGGCACGCCCCCCACCAGCACGTGTTCCACGACGCCGACGCGGGGATCGTCTTCACCGGCGACGCCGCGGGGATCTACGTCCCCGAGGTGGACACGATCCGGGAGACCAGCCCGCCGCCGCAGTTCGACCTGGATCAGGCCCGCCGGGACGTGTCGACCATCGCGGACCTGGAGCCGGAGATCCTGGCGTTCTCGCACTTCGGCCCGCGGGCGTTCGACGAGGAGCAGCTGCAGGGGTACAAGCGCACGCTGATGGAGTGGGTCGAGGCTGTGAGACGGAAGCGGGCCGAGTTGGCGGACGAGGAGGCGGTGATCGAGCACTTCGTTGGGCATGCGGACGAGATGGCTGGCGCCGAGGTGTGGGGCCAGCGGAAGGCCGAGGCGGAGATGCGGCTTAATACACGGGGCGTGTTGGCGTATCTGAGGGAGCAAACGGAGTAA
- a CDS encoding DUF1102 domain-containing protein, translated as MQRRKFIAGLGSLTAAGAAGISTGAFTSVQADRNVAVEVADDSDAFLQLEPADGPNGEYATTSGGTLAIDLSGSNPTDAGGTGVNTRAITVIERMFAIENQGTQAVDVTLAPDFLMSNAAGDSMFAYIYPEDESEEILGSDSDGVEADGIDPVTLGVGDREHYDVYVSTTTTDAPPIDGSITIEAEASST; from the coding sequence ATGCAACGACGGAAGTTCATCGCTGGACTGGGATCGCTCACCGCCGCCGGGGCGGCAGGAATCAGCACCGGCGCGTTCACAAGCGTCCAAGCCGACCGAAACGTCGCCGTCGAGGTCGCCGACGACAGCGATGCGTTCCTTCAGCTGGAGCCCGCCGACGGGCCGAACGGCGAGTACGCCACGACTAGCGGCGGAACGCTCGCCATCGACCTCTCCGGGAGCAACCCGACCGATGCTGGCGGGACGGGAGTGAACACGAGGGCAATCACCGTGATCGAACGCATGTTCGCTATCGAGAACCAGGGGACGCAGGCGGTGGACGTGACCCTCGCCCCGGACTTCTTGATGTCGAACGCCGCCGGTGATTCGATGTTCGCGTACATCTATCCGGAGGACGAGTCCGAGGAGATCCTGGGTAGCGACAGCGACGGAGTCGAGGCTGACGGTATCGATCCGGTGACCCTCGGCGTGGGTGACCGCGAGCACTACGACGTGTACGTGAGCACGACCACGACCGACGCTCCGCCCATCGACGGCAGCATCACGATCGAAGCCGAGGCGTCCTCGACGTAG
- a CDS encoding DUF1102 domain-containing protein has translation MDRRKFIAGLGSLTAAGAAGIGTGAFTGVRASRDVSLEVSGDGNAYLGLQPTSEYASFDGDGALTLDFTSDGDGDGGLNPDANTNFNDLFTITNNGSETVAVWFNTGKPNAPGAGSSEPTFHDELADLLNVSPSGLNPGGGRGANYGFYRSDLDSADENFDDVTWSPSNQGTVNGSWEVALPPGTTVSVGFWLTVPPGSDYNADMSGSIKIFAYTEDQAESS, from the coding sequence ATGGATCGACGGAAGTTCATCGCTGGTCTGGGATCGCTTACCGCCGCTGGTGCGGCGGGCATTGGTACGGGCGCGTTCACAGGTGTCCGGGCGAGTCGTGACGTTTCTCTTGAAGTGTCGGGTGACGGGAATGCCTATCTTGGCCTCCAACCGACTAGCGAATACGCATCCTTCGACGGGGATGGGGCACTAACTCTGGACTTTACGTCGGATGGGGACGGTGATGGTGGCCTGAATCCGGATGCGAACACCAACTTCAACGACCTATTCACGATCACTAACAACGGATCTGAAACAGTGGCGGTTTGGTTTAATACTGGGAAGCCAAACGCGCCCGGCGCAGGTAGTTCGGAGCCAACATTCCATGACGAGCTCGCTGACCTGTTGAATGTCTCTCCATCTGGACTCAACCCTGGTGGAGGACGAGGCGCAAACTATGGGTTCTATCGATCGGATCTGGACAGTGCAGACGAAAACTTCGACGACGTTACGTGGTCACCTTCAAATCAGGGCACAGTGAACGGTAGCTGGGAAGTTGCTCTTCCGCCCGGAACCACCGTTAGTGTTGGGTTCTGGCTTACCGTTCCTCCTGGCTCCGACTATAACGCCGATATGAGTGGTTCAATTAAGATATTTGCTTACACTGAAGACCAGGCCGAAAGCTCGTAG